In a genomic window of Methylovirgula sp. 4M-Z18:
- the glmS gene encoding glutamine--fructose-6-phosphate transaminase (isomerizing), with product MCGIVGIVGKAPAAPEIIEALKRLEYRGYDSAGIATLEDGQLARRRAEGKLKNLAAKLVAEPLKGHIGIGHTRWATHGRPTENNAHPHASGKVAMVHNGIIENFRELREELQGKGHKFATETDSEVVAHLVTDEMNQGKAPADAVAAALPRLRGAFALAFLFNGEDNLLIGARQGAPLAVGYGDGEMYLGSDALALAPFTEMITYLEDGDWVVLTRDTAEFRDAKGRLVNRKKIKSQASAFLIDKGNYRHFMAKEIHEQPEVVGRTLAHYLDMAAGRVRLPFDLPFDASKVSRITISACGTAYIAGLVAKYWFEKFARIIIDIDVASEFRYREAPMEESGVMIVVSQSGETADTLASLRYAKDHGQHIIGVINVPTSTMARESDIAALTLAGPEIGVASTKAFTCQLAVLACLAIAFGRARGVLSEETERRLVAELINTPGLMAEAAKRESMIEMIAHQLTHTNDVLYLGRGTSYPLALEGALKLKELSYIHAEGYAAGELKHGPIALIDETMPVIVMAPYDPWFEKTVSNMQEVAARGGKIILISDSRAALEASLDVMATITMPEMPPDFAAIPYAVPMQMIAYHTAVLMGKDADQPRNLAKSVTVE from the coding sequence ATGTGCGGAATTGTCGGAATTGTCGGAAAAGCGCCCGCGGCGCCTGAGATCATCGAGGCGCTGAAACGGCTTGAATATCGCGGCTATGATTCCGCCGGCATCGCTACGTTGGAAGATGGGCAACTGGCCCGTCGGCGAGCCGAGGGCAAGCTGAAGAATCTCGCGGCCAAACTCGTCGCCGAGCCGTTGAAGGGACATATCGGCATCGGCCACACCCGCTGGGCGACCCATGGCCGCCCGACCGAAAACAACGCCCATCCGCACGCCTCCGGCAAAGTCGCGATGGTTCACAACGGCATTATCGAAAATTTCCGCGAATTGCGCGAAGAACTGCAGGGCAAGGGGCATAAGTTTGCGACCGAAACGGATTCAGAGGTCGTCGCCCATCTCGTCACCGACGAAATGAATCAGGGCAAGGCGCCGGCCGACGCCGTTGCTGCTGCATTGCCGAGACTGCGCGGCGCCTTTGCCTTGGCCTTCCTGTTCAATGGGGAGGACAATCTTCTGATCGGCGCGCGGCAGGGCGCTCCCCTTGCCGTGGGCTACGGCGACGGTGAAATGTATCTTGGCTCGGATGCGCTGGCGTTGGCGCCGTTCACCGAAATGATCACCTATCTGGAGGATGGCGATTGGGTAGTTCTGACTCGCGACACGGCAGAGTTCCGTGACGCCAAGGGCCGTTTGGTCAACCGCAAGAAGATCAAGAGTCAGGCAAGCGCCTTTCTGATCGACAAAGGCAATTATCGTCACTTCATGGCGAAGGAGATCCACGAGCAGCCGGAAGTCGTCGGCCGCACGCTGGCGCATTATCTCGACATGGCGGCGGGCAGAGTGCGGCTGCCGTTCGACCTTCCGTTCGACGCGTCAAAGGTTTCACGCATCACGATTTCTGCCTGCGGCACAGCCTATATCGCCGGGCTCGTGGCAAAATATTGGTTCGAAAAATTCGCCCGGATCATCATCGACATCGATGTGGCGTCGGAGTTCCGGTATCGCGAAGCGCCGATGGAAGAAAGCGGCGTCATGATCGTCGTCTCGCAATCGGGCGAAACGGCCGATACGCTCGCGTCGCTGCGTTATGCGAAAGATCATGGCCAGCACATTATTGGCGTCATCAATGTGCCCACATCCACGATGGCGCGCGAAAGCGACATTGCCGCATTGACTCTTGCCGGGCCCGAAATCGGCGTTGCCTCGACCAAGGCTTTCACGTGCCAATTGGCGGTCCTCGCCTGTCTTGCGATCGCTTTCGGCCGCGCGCGCGGCGTGCTCAGCGAAGAAACGGAGCGGCGGCTCGTTGCGGAACTCATCAACACACCTGGTCTGATGGCCGAAGCCGCGAAGCGCGAAAGCATGATCGAAATGATCGCGCATCAGCTCACCCATACCAACGACGTGCTCTATCTCGGTCGGGGCACATCCTATCCGCTCGCGCTCGAAGGCGCGCTGAAGCTCAAAGAACTTTCCTATATTCACGCAGAAGGTTATGCGGCGGGCGAGCTCAAGCACGGGCCGATCGCACTGATCGATGAGACCATGCCCGTCATCGTCATGGCGCCCTACGATCCGTGGTTCGAAAAGACCGTGTCCAACATGCAGGAGGTGGCGGCGCGCGGCGGCAAGATTATTCTGATTTCCGACAGCCGCGCGGCGCTAGAGGCCTCGCTGGACGTCATGGCGACCATCACCATGCCTGAGATGCCACCGGATTTCGCCGCCATCCCTTATGCGGTGCCAATGCAGATGATCGCCTATCATACCGCCGTCCTGATGGGGAAGGATGCGGATCAGCCCCGCAACCTCGCCAAGAGCGTGACGGTCGAGTAG
- the glmU gene encoding bifunctional UDP-N-acetylglucosamine diphosphorylase/glucosamine-1-phosphate N-acetyltransferase GlmU: MTDHDQVPRRSCLAIILAAGEGTRMRSAKPKVLHQVAGLSLLGHVLKSVAAFEADGLAVVIGPDHDNVAAEARRFAPDAEIFVQAERKGTAHAVLAARDTLAKGYDDVIIAFGDTPLVLPETYRHMRALIAGGATVAVLGFEAKDPTGYGRLLVQDGDLIAIREHKDTSEAERLVKLCNGGIMALDGHRALELLSQIRPNNAQKEYYLTDCVEVARAKGLRSRVFVVPESEVMGINDRVQLATCEALFQARKRERAMRDGVTLQAPETVFFAHDTEIGRDVTIEPNVMFGAGVKVADGAVIHAFSHLEGATVGQGATVGPFARLRPGTDLGPEVKIGNFVETKAATIGAGAKVSHLSYIGDARVGAEANIGAGTITCNYDGYFKSLTEIGAQAFIGSNSALVAPVKIGRGAYVGSGSVITKDVPDDALAVGRGRQIMKEGWAASFHARQAAAKAQSHKK, encoded by the coding sequence ATGACCGATCACGACCAAGTGCCCCGCCGCTCCTGTTTGGCGATCATTCTGGCGGCGGGCGAGGGAACGCGTATGCGTTCGGCCAAGCCCAAGGTGCTCCATCAGGTCGCGGGCCTGTCCCTGCTTGGCCATGTGCTGAAGAGCGTCGCGGCCTTTGAGGCCGATGGGCTCGCCGTGGTCATCGGCCCGGATCATGACAATGTGGCCGCCGAAGCGCGGCGCTTTGCCCCGGATGCCGAGATTTTCGTGCAGGCGGAGCGCAAAGGCACGGCGCATGCGGTGCTCGCCGCCCGTGACACACTGGCGAAGGGCTATGACGACGTCATCATCGCCTTCGGCGACACGCCGCTCGTCTTGCCGGAAACCTATCGTCACATGCGCGCGCTGATCGCGGGCGGCGCCACGGTCGCGGTGCTGGGGTTCGAAGCCAAGGATCCGACGGGCTATGGACGGCTTCTGGTTCAGGACGGCGACCTGATTGCGATTCGCGAGCACAAGGACACGAGCGAGGCCGAGCGCCTCGTGAAGCTGTGCAATGGCGGCATCATGGCGCTTGACGGACACCGCGCACTGGAACTCCTGTCGCAGATCCGGCCGAATAATGCACAAAAAGAATATTACCTCACCGATTGTGTCGAAGTGGCTCGCGCCAAGGGCCTGCGATCCCGCGTGTTCGTCGTGCCAGAAAGCGAAGTCATGGGCATCAACGATCGTGTGCAGCTCGCCACATGCGAGGCTTTGTTTCAGGCGCGAAAACGCGAACGGGCGATGCGCGATGGCGTGACCTTGCAGGCGCCCGAGACGGTATTTTTTGCGCATGATACAGAGATCGGCCGCGACGTGACGATCGAGCCCAATGTGATGTTTGGCGCAGGCGTCAAAGTTGCCGATGGCGCGGTAATCCACGCCTTCTCGCATCTGGAGGGCGCGACCGTCGGCCAAGGTGCGACGGTCGGGCCCTTCGCCAGGTTGCGGCCCGGCACCGATCTCGGGCCGGAGGTCAAAATCGGCAATTTCGTCGAGACCAAAGCAGCCACGATCGGTGCGGGCGCCAAAGTCAGCCATCTTTCCTATATCGGCGACGCGCGGGTCGGGGCGGAGGCGAATATCGGTGCGGGAACCATCACCTGCAATTACGACGGCTATTTCAAATCGCTCACCGAGATCGGTGCGCAGGCCTTTATCGGCTCGAATTCTGCGCTGGTCGCGCCGGTCAAGATCGGTCGCGGCGCCTATGTCGGCTCAGGATCGGTCATCACCAAGGACGTGCCCGATGATGCGTTGGCGGTCGGGCGCGGCCGGCAGATCATGAAGGAGGGGTGGGCCGCGTCGTTTCATGCGCGGCAGGCCGCGGCCAAGGCGCAAAGCCACAAAAAGTGA
- a CDS encoding glucan biosynthesis protein, with product MERRVILKMTAATFAAGMTQSLFSPASAQTPPAPAQPIAFDPTHLVEQARELAKKPFVAPPTDLPEPFTDLTYDQYVGLRAKPDAVQWVKDNVGFEIEPLHRGYIFSAPMEINLVVDGTVQRLAYKASDFDFGHLQPPLNIADIGFSGFRVLQPRDNAPAIDVAIFQGASFFRALAKGQAYGVSARALAIRTADGVKGEEFPVIRAVWIEKPTLAANALVIHALLDSESVTGAYRFTLHPGDATIIDTECTLIPRVDIDHFGLALMQASYLFGSLDRHHSEDIRPNVYDVSGLQIEKGNGEWIWRPVSNRETLQISVFADQNPKGFGLLQRDRNFERFQDDDQHWERRPSLWIEPIGDWGEGSVILIEIPSDFEVNQNIIAYWRPKQVLAANSETQFAYRQFWCWHPPAQPPLAHVTGARSGKAGKRRRFMVDFAGDILGDPAQSGDIKANLWAGAGTISNVRSFPSRETKTFRVSFDLDPGSETLAELRLVLENGGKPMSETWLYRWTP from the coding sequence ATGGAACGTCGTGTTATCCTGAAAATGACCGCTGCCACATTTGCTGCCGGGATGACGCAATCTCTCTTCTCCCCAGCCTCAGCGCAGACCCCGCCTGCTCCGGCGCAACCTATTGCATTTGATCCGACCCACTTGGTGGAACAGGCGCGCGAGCTTGCAAAAAAGCCATTTGTCGCGCCCCCGACCGATTTGCCCGAGCCGTTTACCGATCTCACCTATGATCAATATGTCGGCCTCCGCGCCAAGCCCGATGCGGTACAATGGGTCAAGGACAATGTCGGCTTCGAGATCGAGCCCCTCCACCGCGGCTATATTTTCTCGGCGCCGATGGAGATCAATCTCGTCGTGGACGGAACGGTGCAGCGGCTCGCCTACAAGGCCAGCGACTTTGATTTCGGGCATTTGCAGCCCCCGCTGAATATTGCAGACATCGGTTTTTCCGGGTTCCGTGTCCTGCAGCCGCGCGACAATGCGCCGGCGATCGACGTGGCGATTTTTCAAGGGGCCAGCTTCTTCCGGGCCCTCGCTAAAGGCCAAGCCTATGGCGTTTCGGCCCGGGCGCTCGCGATCCGCACCGCGGATGGAGTCAAAGGCGAGGAGTTTCCAGTCATCCGCGCCGTATGGATCGAAAAACCGACCTTGGCCGCCAACGCCCTCGTCATCCATGCACTGTTGGATTCGGAAAGTGTTACCGGGGCTTATCGCTTTACCCTGCATCCCGGCGACGCCACAATCATCGACACGGAATGCACGCTCATTCCTCGAGTCGATATCGACCATTTCGGCCTAGCCCTCATGCAGGCAAGCTATCTCTTCGGCAGCCTGGACCGGCACCATTCCGAAGATATCCGCCCGAATGTCTATGACGTGAGCGGCCTGCAAATCGAAAAGGGCAATGGCGAGTGGATTTGGCGGCCGGTCTCGAACCGCGAAACCCTACAGATTTCGGTGTTCGCCGACCAAAACCCCAAAGGATTCGGGCTTCTGCAGCGGGACCGCAATTTCGAGCGGTTCCAGGACGACGATCAGCATTGGGAGCGCCGCCCCTCCTTGTGGATCGAGCCGATCGGCGATTGGGGCGAAGGTTCGGTCATTCTGATCGAAATTCCGTCGGATTTCGAAGTTAACCAGAATATTATAGCCTATTGGCGGCCCAAACAGGTGCTCGCCGCCAACAGCGAAACGCAATTTGCCTATCGCCAGTTCTGGTGCTGGCATCCACCCGCGCAACCGCCGCTCGCGCATGTGACCGGCGCGCGCAGCGGCAAGGCCGGCAAACGTCGCCGCTTTATGGTCGATTTCGCCGGTGATATTTTAGGTGACCCGGCTCAGAGTGGTGATATCAAGGCCAATCTGTGGGCGGGCGCCGGCACGATCTCGAACGTCAGGAGTTTTCCCTCACGCGAGACCAAGACCTTCCGGGTCAGTTTCGATCTTGATCCGGGCAGTGAAACCCTTGCCGAACTCCGCCTTGTGCTGGAGAACGGCGGCAAACCAATGAGTGAGACTTGGCTTTATCGATGGACGCCTTGA
- the mdoH gene encoding glucans biosynthesis glucosyltransferase MdoH, with protein sequence MDALTSLAPIPASDRLRETPQDQQDAHALTQAMPPESALEMPVQSFSQFARASRRKRQAPHLARSPWFSRFVVFIGGLALTAYGAWQMYQVVDIGGVTLLQWVLLILFVINFSWIALAFTSGVVGFFWLLSGRGKVPPMPKTLNGRTAIVMPIYNEAPSRVFGAVQAIYEDVQATGLGEHFDYFFLSDTTNPDVWIAEERALLAMRQRLGPDARIYYRHRPKNTARKAGNIGDFVSRWGGAYDHMLVLDADSLMTAHSIVCLAAAMEADPDSGIIQTLPLVINRNTLFARVQQFAARIYGPVIAAGLSCWMGRDGNYWGHNAIIRTAAFAAHCGLPNLSGRPPFGGHVLSHDFVEAALIRRAGYAVYMLPALGGSYEESPPSLIDVAARDRRWAQGNMQHLRILPAKGLHLATRQHFATGIMGYLASPFWMAQLLVGIIIVIQASYIRPEYFTSDFSLFPAWPRFDAVRALQLFGTTMGILLAPKLFGLIVAIFDGETRRGAGGVLALCLSAVVEVVMSALLAPIMMLIQTGSVMQIVSGRDTGWNPQRRDDGSIPFADIVRRHRSHVAMGIVTLIAGLMISPSLVAWMSPTIAGLVLAIFISWASGQKSIGLFLRRLGLLTTPEELVPPPIAVRANALAEELAQLGLDDADGLAVIHDDPTFRDIHDAFLPVSKPRRRGDIETERAVAEAKLNDARDLTEAVAWLKPKERMVVLHDRALIDVLARLPATSADAEVRSIRPRP encoded by the coding sequence ATGGACGCCTTGACGAGCCTCGCACCCATCCCAGCATCGGACCGGCTCCGCGAAACACCGCAGGACCAGCAGGACGCGCACGCCTTGACCCAGGCGATGCCGCCTGAGTCCGCGCTTGAGATGCCGGTCCAGAGTTTCTCCCAATTCGCCCGCGCCAGCCGTCGCAAGCGGCAGGCACCGCACCTTGCGCGCTCGCCTTGGTTTTCACGGTTCGTCGTCTTTATCGGTGGTTTGGCCCTCACTGCCTATGGCGCATGGCAAATGTACCAAGTGGTCGACATCGGCGGCGTGACGTTGCTGCAGTGGGTGCTGCTCATTCTCTTCGTCATCAATTTCTCGTGGATCGCCCTCGCCTTCACCTCGGGCGTCGTCGGCTTCTTCTGGCTCCTGTCAGGGCGCGGCAAAGTGCCGCCCATGCCGAAAACCTTGAACGGCCGCACCGCCATCGTGATGCCGATCTACAATGAAGCGCCGAGCCGTGTTTTCGGCGCCGTGCAGGCGATTTACGAGGATGTCCAGGCTACGGGCCTCGGCGAGCATTTCGACTATTTTTTCCTATCCGACACGACGAATCCCGATGTTTGGATCGCCGAGGAGCGCGCCTTGCTCGCCATGCGGCAGCGGCTCGGCCCCGATGCGCGGATCTATTACCGTCACCGCCCGAAGAATACCGCGCGCAAGGCCGGCAATATCGGCGATTTCGTTAGCCGTTGGGGCGGCGCCTACGATCACATGCTGGTCCTCGACGCCGACAGCCTGATGACCGCGCATTCGATCGTCTGCCTCGCGGCGGCGATGGAAGCCGATCCCGACAGCGGCATCATCCAAACGCTGCCGCTGGTCATCAACCGTAATACGCTTTTCGCCCGCGTCCAGCAGTTCGCCGCCCGAATCTACGGGCCGGTGATCGCGGCCGGCCTCTCCTGCTGGATGGGCCGTGACGGCAATTATTGGGGCCACAATGCGATCATCCGCACCGCGGCTTTTGCCGCCCATTGCGGCCTGCCGAATCTCTCCGGGCGGCCGCCGTTCGGCGGCCACGTGCTAAGCCACGACTTCGTCGAAGCGGCGCTCATCCGCCGCGCCGGCTATGCGGTCTATATGCTGCCGGCGCTGGGCGGCTCCTATGAGGAAAGCCCGCCATCCTTGATCGATGTCGCGGCGCGCGACCGGCGCTGGGCGCAAGGCAACATGCAGCATCTGCGCATCCTGCCAGCGAAGGGCCTGCATCTTGCAACCCGCCAGCATTTCGCGACCGGCATCATGGGCTACCTCGCCTCGCCCTTCTGGATGGCGCAATTGCTAGTCGGTATCATCATCGTGATTCAGGCGAGTTATATCCGGCCCGAATATTTCACCAGCGATTTCTCGCTCTTCCCGGCCTGGCCGCGGTTCGACGCAGTACGCGCGTTGCAACTCTTCGGCACGACTATGGGGATCCTGCTGGCGCCGAAACTGTTCGGCCTAATCGTCGCCATTTTTGACGGCGAAACGCGGCGCGGCGCGGGCGGCGTCCTAGCCCTGTGCCTGTCCGCCGTCGTGGAAGTCGTAATGTCGGCGCTGCTCGCCCCGATCATGATGCTGATCCAGACCGGCTCGGTGATGCAGATCGTCTCGGGCCGCGACACGGGATGGAACCCGCAGCGCCGCGACGACGGATCGATTCCCTTCGCGGATATCGTGCGGCGCCATCGCTCACATGTCGCCATGGGCATCGTGACGCTAATCGCCGGCCTCATGATCTCGCCGTCTCTGGTTGCCTGGATGTCGCCGACGATCGCCGGCCTCGTCCTCGCCATCTTCATTTCCTGGGCGAGCGGGCAGAAATCGATCGGCCTCTTCCTGCGCCGGCTCGGGCTCTTGACCACGCCCGAAGAGCTTGTGCCGCCACCGATCGCGGTGCGCGCCAATGCGCTTGCGGAAGAACTTGCCCAATTGGGGCTCGACGACGCGGATGGGCTCGCGGTGATTCACGACGATCCCACCTTCCGCGACATTCATGACGCCTTCTTGCCGGTTTCCAAGCCGCGTCGGCGCGGCGACATCGAGACGGAGCGGGCGGTCGCGGAGGCCAAGCTCAACGACGCGCGCGACCTGACCGAAGCCGTGGCGTGGCTGAAGCCCAAGGAGCGCATGGTTGTCTTACACGACCGCGCTCTGATCGACGTCCTCGCCCGCCTGCCCGCCACGAGTGCCGACGCCGAAGTCCGGTCCATACGCCCGCGTCCATGA